The Pseudomonas sp. IB20 region CACTGGCCGGTGTACTGCCGGAAAGCGCCGGCCATGCCGGTGGCGCCGCCAAGCACAGCCTGGAGATCGCCTCGGGCGCCATCGCCATCGCGGGTATCCTGCTGGCGGCCCTGCTGTTCCTCGGCAAGCGTCGCTTCGTTACGGCTGTTGCCAACAGCGGCATCGGGCGCTTCCTGTCGGCCTGGTGGTTCGCTGCCTGGGGCTTCGACTGGATCTACGACAAACTGTTCGTCAAGCCTTACCTAGCCATCAGCCATGTACTGCGCAAAGACCCGCTCGACCAGACCATCGGTTTGATCCCGCGCGCCGCCAAGGCCGGTCACACCGCCCTGAGCCGCAGCGAGACTGGCCAACTGCGCTGGTATGCAGCTTCCATGGCGGCCGGTGCCGTTCTGGTGATCGGCGCCATCGTGGTGGTAGCGGTCTGACTATGTCTATGCACTTTGCGAACTTGCGAAAGGAAACGAGCCCGTCATGATTCTGCCCTGGCTAATCCTGATCCCCTTTATCGGCGGCCTGCTCTGCTGGATGGGTGAACGCTTCGGCGCCACCCTGCCCCGCTGGATTGCGTTGCTGACCATGTCCCTGGAACTCGCGCTCGGCCTCTGGCTGTGGGCCCATGGTGACTATTCATTCGCTCCGGCACCGGGTGCCGATCCAACCTTCGCGCTTGAATTCAAGCACGTGTGGATCCAGCGCTTCGGCATTAACGTGCACCTGGCCCTCGACGGCCTGTCGCTGTTGATGATCCTGCTGACCGGCCTGCTGGGTATCCTCTCGGTACTCTGCTCCTGGAAAGAGATTCAGCGTCACGTGGGCTTCTTCCACCTGAACCTGATGTGGATTTTGGGCGGTGTTGTCGGCGTGTTCCTGGCGCTGGACCTGTTCATGTTCTTCTTCTTCTGGGAAATGATGCTGGTGCCGATGTACTTCCTCATCGCGCTCTGGGGTCACAGTTCTTCGGACGGCAAGAAAACCCGGATCTACGCGGCGACCAAGTTCTTCATCTTCACCCAGGCTTCCGGCCTGATCATGTTGGTGGCGATCCTGGGTCTGGTATTGGTCAACTTCAACAGCACGGGCGTGATTACCTTCAACTACGCCGACCTGTTGAAAACCAAGATGTCCCTGACCACCGAGTACATCCTGATGCTGGGCTTCTTCATCGCCTTCGCGGTGAAGCTGCCGGTGGTGCCGTTCCACTCCTGGCTGCCGGATGCGCACGCCCAGGCGCCGACTGCAGGCTCCGTGGACTTGGCGGGTATCCTGCTGAAAACCGCGGCCTACGGCCTGCTGCGTTTCGCCCTGCCGCTGTTCCCGAATGCCTCGGCCGAGTTTGCGCCGATCGCCATGACCCTGGGTCTGATCGGGATCTTCTACGGTGCGTTCCTGGCCTTCGCCCAAACCGACATCAAGCGTCTGATTGCCTTCTCGTCCGTTTCCCACATGGGTTTCGTACTGATCGGCATCTACTCCGGCAGCCAGCTGGCGTTGCAAGGCGCAGTGATCCAGATGTTGGCCCACGGTGTTTCGGCCGCCGCGCTGTTTATCCTCAGCGGCCAGTTGTACGAGCGCCTGCACACCCGTGACATGCGTGAGATGGGTGGCGTGTGGTCGCGGATCGCGTACCTGCCGGCGATCAGCCTGTTCTTTGCCGCCGCGTCCCTGGGCTTGCCGGGTACCGGTAACTTCATCGGCGAGTTCCTGATCCTGATGGGTTCGTTCGTGCACACGCCGTGGATCAGCGCCATTGCTACTTCCGGCCTGGTGTTCGGTTCGGTCTACTCGCTGATCATGATCCACCGCGCGTACTTCGGCCCG contains the following coding sequences:
- the nuoM gene encoding NADH-quinone oxidoreductase subunit M; this translates as MILPWLILIPFIGGLLCWMGERFGATLPRWIALLTMSLELALGLWLWAHGDYSFAPAPGADPTFALEFKHVWIQRFGINVHLALDGLSLLMILLTGLLGILSVLCSWKEIQRHVGFFHLNLMWILGGVVGVFLALDLFMFFFFWEMMLVPMYFLIALWGHSSSDGKKTRIYAATKFFIFTQASGLIMLVAILGLVLVNFNSTGVITFNYADLLKTKMSLTTEYILMLGFFIAFAVKLPVVPFHSWLPDAHAQAPTAGSVDLAGILLKTAAYGLLRFALPLFPNASAEFAPIAMTLGLIGIFYGAFLAFAQTDIKRLIAFSSVSHMGFVLIGIYSGSQLALQGAVIQMLAHGVSAAALFILSGQLYERLHTRDMREMGGVWSRIAYLPAISLFFAAASLGLPGTGNFIGEFLILMGSFVHTPWISAIATSGLVFGSVYSLIMIHRAYFGPAKSDTVLQGMDARELIMVLGLAVLLIYIGVYPQPFLDTSAATMHGVQQWFSTAFTQLASAR